A genomic stretch from Dehalococcoidia bacterium includes:
- a CDS encoding thioredoxin family protein, with translation MLYEYINHNSALIALIIFVIGVAFFAWTYKRNLFVLLPALLIAALAIFLFFNAQYGHSDVTNTNELNIFFESNKPFIVQIYSDSCAMCLLSKNSVDELDRNIDGEVALLRLNLSEKIGRMVARQYQVTVTPTFLIFDGFGNVAFRQSGYPDIAKIEETALSLKSS, from the coding sequence TTGTTATACGAATATATAAATCATAATTCCGCTCTGATAGCACTCATTATTTTTGTGATTGGAGTAGCATTTTTTGCTTGGACCTACAAAAGAAACTTGTTTGTTTTGCTCCCAGCTTTGCTTATTGCGGCGCTTGCAATTTTCCTATTTTTCAATGCTCAGTACGGTCATAGCGACGTAACTAATACCAATGAGCTTAATATTTTCTTTGAATCCAATAAGCCATTTATTGTCCAAATTTATTCTGATTCATGCGCAATGTGCTTACTAAGTAAGAACTCCGTTGACGAATTGGATCGTAACATTGATGGAGAAGTGGCGTTGTTACGCTTAAATCTTTCTGAAAAAATAGGTAGAATGGTAGCTCGGCAATATCAAGTTACCGTTACACCTACTTTTCTCATATTTGATGGTTTTGGGAATGTAGCGTTTAGGCAGAGTGGTTATCCAGATATTGCTAAAATAGAGGAAACCGCATTGAGCCTAAAATCAAGTTAG
- a CDS encoding glutaredoxin family protein, with the protein MISEPELVIYTRPDCSYSDALLHDLDKDDVAYTQVDLELYPERIDELERLTGGERVTPVMVEGDLVIIGYHGIG; encoded by the coding sequence GTGATAAGTGAACCAGAACTTGTAATATATACAAGACCTGACTGCTCATACTCAGACGCGCTGCTTCACGACTTAGACAAAGACGATGTAGCATATACACAAGTTGATCTTGAGTTGTATCCAGAGCGTATAGATGAGCTTGAAAGGTTGACGGGCGGAGAACGTGTAACTCCGGTTATGGTCGAAGGAGATCTCGTAATTATCGGATATCACGGGATTGGTTGA
- a CDS encoding zinc-binding dehydrogenase, translating into MVKMPAAILRGLGDIECDEVDLPDSVEGKVLVKMEMASICGTDLHYVFHGWPRNNYPMNPGEPGHEGIGRVLDPGPTLLKEGTLVLTVPNIWEARNFAGYQWISPNFLVELPDDRPPAELMMAQQLGTVIFAAQKLPDMSGKTAVVIGQGSAGLFHDYYLRKLGASRIIAIEPNDDRRNAGINLNVDDTVDVIGDSAVQAVMELTGGKGAEVVVDAVGGPETLDQAIKIAKPEGHVHVFGLPTSFEKVQFDLGTYFLKRLDLRTIFGAQDENNLSSFRKALKLIIDGDIDMSPYVTHALPIENVKDAFSLAHDPTDGALKVSLTM; encoded by the coding sequence ATGGTCAAGATGCCCGCAGCAATTCTTCGTGGACTTGGGGACATAGAGTGCGACGAAGTTGATTTGCCTGATTCAGTTGAAGGAAAAGTATTGGTAAAAATGGAAATGGCATCAATTTGTGGTACAGATTTGCATTATGTGTTCCATGGTTGGCCTCGCAATAATTACCCAATGAACCCTGGGGAACCGGGACATGAGGGAATTGGACGAGTTCTTGATCCTGGACCGACGCTTTTGAAAGAAGGAACCCTTGTTCTTACAGTCCCGAACATTTGGGAAGCAAGAAACTTTGCGGGATATCAATGGATCTCACCAAATTTTCTTGTGGAACTACCCGATGATCGGCCCCCTGCAGAGTTGATGATGGCTCAGCAATTAGGCACAGTAATATTTGCAGCGCAAAAATTACCTGATATGTCGGGGAAAACGGCAGTGGTGATTGGACAGGGAAGCGCAGGATTGTTCCACGACTACTACCTCCGTAAATTGGGAGCTTCAAGAATTATTGCCATTGAACCTAACGACGATAGAAGAAATGCAGGAATAAATTTAAATGTGGACGATACCGTGGATGTTATAGGAGATTCAGCTGTTCAAGCGGTAATGGAATTGACTGGTGGTAAGGGGGCTGAAGTTGTCGTTGACGCTGTTGGAGGCCCTGAAACATTGGACCAAGCTATAAAAATCGCAAAGCCTGAAGGGCACGTTCACGTTTTCGGATTGCCGACAAGTTTTGAGAAAGTGCAGTTTGACCTAGGCACGTATTTCCTAAAAAGGCTCGATTTGCGCACAATTTTTGGTGCTCAAGACGAAAACAACCTATCTTCATTCCGAAAAGCACTTAAGCTAATTATTGATGGAGACATCGACATGTCTCCATATGTTACCCATGCTTTACCTATCGAAAACGTCAAAGATGCTTTCTCTTTAGCTCATGATCCGACTGATGGAGCGTTGAAGGTTTCATTAACAATGTAG